One region of Glutamicibacter sp. B1 genomic DNA includes:
- a CDS encoding ABC transporter permease — protein sequence MTSLTASPSHKKTTAAPDERVGKKSTLSILLGRPEIGALVGAVALFIFFAIVAPVFLAPASLATVLYGASTIGIMAVGVSLLMIGGEFDLSTGVAVISSALSASLISWYFGLNVWVGVVLALLVSLLIGFINGIILIKTKLPSFIVTLASFLMLTGLNLGLTRAIGGSVSSPSIADMEGFQSAKAIFASSVSIAGIDVKVTVFIWLAMVIIASWILLRTKVGNWIFAIGGDEKAARAVGVPVVRTKIGLFMAVGFCGWVLGMHNLFAFDAVQSGEGIGNEFLYIIAAVIGGCLLTGGYGSAIGGAIGAFIFGMANKGIVYAEWNPDWFKFFLGLMLLLATVVNIVVKKRAESSK from the coding sequence ATGACATCTCTAACAGCTTCACCCTCGCATAAGAAAACTACTGCGGCCCCGGATGAGCGGGTCGGTAAAAAGAGCACGCTGTCCATCCTGCTGGGACGACCTGAAATCGGTGCCTTAGTTGGTGCCGTGGCACTATTCATCTTTTTCGCCATAGTCGCTCCGGTGTTCTTGGCCCCTGCTTCCTTGGCCACCGTCCTATACGGAGCATCAACCATCGGAATCATGGCGGTAGGTGTATCGCTACTGATGATTGGAGGCGAATTCGACCTTTCCACCGGTGTCGCCGTGATCTCGTCCGCGCTGAGCGCCTCGCTGATCTCATGGTATTTCGGCTTGAATGTCTGGGTCGGAGTCGTCTTGGCGTTGCTGGTTTCTTTGCTGATTGGATTCATCAACGGGATCATTCTGATCAAGACCAAGCTGCCTTCATTTATTGTGACTCTGGCCAGTTTCTTGATGCTCACCGGTTTGAACCTCGGTTTGACCCGCGCCATTGGTGGTTCGGTATCCTCACCATCCATTGCCGACATGGAAGGTTTTCAAAGTGCCAAGGCGATCTTTGCCTCTTCGGTGAGTATTGCTGGAATCGATGTGAAGGTGACGGTCTTTATCTGGCTAGCAATGGTCATCATTGCCTCGTGGATCTTGCTCCGCACCAAAGTGGGCAACTGGATCTTCGCCATCGGTGGCGATGAAAAGGCTGCTCGTGCCGTCGGTGTCCCAGTGGTTCGCACCAAAATAGGTCTTTTCATGGCTGTCGGATTCTGTGGTTGGGTTCTGGGCATGCATAACCTGTTCGCCTTCGACGCCGTGCAGTCCGGTGAAGGCATTGGTAACGAATTCCTGTACATCATCGCCGCAGTGATTGGTGGTTGTCTGCTCACTGGTGGTTACGGCTCAGCCATTGGCGGCGCTATCGGTGCCTTTATCTTCGGGATGGCCAATAAGGGCATTGTGTATGCCGAATGGAACCCGGACTGGTTCAAGTTCTTCCTGGGCCTGATGCTGTTGCTGGCCACAGTGGTCAACATCGTGGTGAAAAAACGCGCGGAATCCAGCAAGTAG
- a CDS encoding L-ribulose-5-phosphate 4-epimerase, with product MREEVQRVRQVVADLHAELPRYELVVWTAGNVSQRVRHPEIADGSEDLFVIKPSGVSYDDLTPESMVVCTLDGQLLEGEHSPSSDTAAHAYTYEHMPEVGGVVHTHSTYATAWAARGEDIPCVLTMMADEFGGPIPIGPFAIIGDDSIGRGIVSTLSESRSPAVLMANHGPFTIGKDARAAVKAAVMCEEVARTVHIAQQLGDPQPIDPAKIDSLYERYQNVYGQ from the coding sequence ATGCGTGAAGAAGTTCAGCGGGTCCGCCAGGTCGTTGCTGACCTGCATGCGGAGCTTCCCCGTTATGAACTGGTGGTCTGGACGGCGGGCAACGTCTCCCAGCGGGTGCGCCACCCGGAAATTGCCGACGGCAGCGAAGATCTTTTTGTGATCAAGCCATCGGGAGTTTCGTATGATGATCTGACTCCTGAATCCATGGTGGTGTGCACCCTGGATGGTCAACTTCTGGAAGGCGAGCATTCGCCTTCCTCGGATACTGCCGCTCACGCCTACACCTACGAGCACATGCCAGAAGTTGGCGGTGTGGTGCACACGCACTCCACCTATGCGACCGCCTGGGCCGCTCGTGGAGAAGACATTCCTTGCGTACTGACCATGATGGCCGATGAATTTGGTGGTCCCATCCCCATTGGTCCTTTTGCCATCATCGGTGATGACTCCATTGGCCGCGGCATTGTCTCGACATTAAGCGAATCACGCAGCCCCGCGGTGCTCATGGCCAATCACGGTCCTTTCACCATTGGCAAGGACGCACGAGCGGCCGTCAAAGCTGCCGTGATGTGTGAGGAAGTGGCCCGCACCGTGCATATTGCACAGCAGCTCGGGGATCCACAGCCGATTGACCCCGCAAAAATTGACTCGCTCTACGAGCGCTACCAGAACGTATACGGACAGTAA
- the araA gene encoding L-arabinose isomerase codes for MAKAYNDKEIWFFTGSQDLYGEETLRQVAQQSTEVAQTLDASPEVPAKIIWKPVLKDSESIRKAMLEANSDDKVLGVITWMHTFSPAKMWINGLKALQKPLLHLHTQANVELPWDTIDFDFMNLNQAAHGDREYAYLATRLGTARTTVVGHVSNPVVARRVGTWVRGAAGYNAVQNLNLVRFGDNMRNVAVTEGDKTEAEIRFGVSVNTWAVNDLVEAVEAVAETDIDALVAEYERDYDVVEELRAGGDRHESLRYAARQEIALEAFLSEANAMAFTTNFEDLGGLKQLPGLAVQRLMGKGYGFGAEGDWKTAVLVRAAKVMGQGLPGGASLMEDYTYDLSGGSELILGAHMLEVCPSLTTTKPRVEIHPLGIGDREDPVRMVFNADATQGAVVVSMADMRERFRLTANVVDVVTPPADLPHLPVARAVWSPRPNFNISAESWLAAGGAHHTVMSTAAGIEAFEIFAEIAGTELLVIDEETTRRNFAQQIRVNQSYYRLAQGF; via the coding sequence ATGGCTAAGGCATATAACGACAAAGAAATCTGGTTCTTCACCGGAAGCCAGGACCTATACGGCGAGGAAACCCTGCGCCAAGTGGCGCAGCAATCCACTGAGGTGGCCCAAACGCTCGACGCGTCGCCTGAGGTTCCAGCCAAGATTATCTGGAAGCCAGTGCTCAAAGATTCTGAATCCATCCGCAAGGCAATGCTGGAAGCAAACTCGGATGACAAGGTGCTCGGCGTCATCACCTGGATGCACACCTTCAGCCCAGCCAAAATGTGGATCAATGGTCTCAAGGCCCTACAAAAGCCACTGCTGCACCTGCACACCCAGGCCAATGTTGAGCTTCCATGGGACACCATCGATTTCGACTTCATGAACCTGAATCAGGCCGCGCACGGTGACCGCGAATACGCCTATCTCGCCACCCGTTTGGGGACGGCTCGAACCACCGTGGTGGGCCACGTGTCCAACCCGGTCGTGGCCCGTCGCGTGGGAACCTGGGTCCGTGGAGCTGCCGGCTACAACGCCGTGCAGAACCTGAACCTGGTACGTTTTGGCGACAATATGCGCAACGTTGCCGTCACTGAGGGGGATAAGACCGAAGCCGAGATTCGCTTTGGTGTTTCGGTGAATACCTGGGCGGTTAATGACCTGGTCGAAGCCGTGGAAGCTGTGGCCGAGACCGACATCGACGCCCTCGTCGCCGAGTACGAACGTGACTACGACGTTGTCGAAGAGCTGCGTGCCGGCGGGGACCGCCACGAGTCGCTTCGCTACGCGGCCCGGCAGGAAATCGCCTTGGAAGCGTTCCTCAGTGAAGCCAATGCCATGGCCTTCACGACCAACTTTGAGGATCTGGGCGGGCTGAAGCAGTTGCCTGGCCTGGCCGTGCAGCGCCTGATGGGCAAGGGTTATGGCTTTGGTGCCGAAGGTGACTGGAAGACCGCCGTGCTGGTGCGCGCGGCGAAGGTGATGGGCCAGGGCCTGCCCGGTGGCGCCTCGTTGATGGAGGACTACACCTATGACCTGAGTGGGGGTAGTGAGCTGATCCTCGGTGCCCACATGCTGGAGGTTTGTCCTTCGTTGACCACCACCAAGCCACGCGTGGAAATCCACCCACTGGGCATTGGCGACCGTGAAGATCCGGTACGCATGGTCTTTAATGCTGACGCGACACAGGGTGCCGTGGTGGTTTCCATGGCCGATATGCGTGAGCGCTTCCGTCTGACCGCCAATGTGGTTGACGTGGTGACCCCACCGGCGGATCTGCCACACCTGCCTGTGGCTCGCGCCGTGTGGAGCCCGCGACCAAACTTCAATATCTCTGCTGAATCGTGGCTGGCTGCCGGGGGAGCGCACCATACGGTGATGTCTACCGCCGCCGGTATCGAAGCCTTCGAAATTTTTGCTGAAATTGCCGGTACAGAACTGCTGGTCATTGATGAAGAAACCACGCGAAGGAACTTTGCACAGCAAATTCGCGTCAACCAGAGTTACTACCGACTCGCTCAGGGTTTCTAG
- a CDS encoding sugar porter family MFS transporter, with amino-acid sequence MSNAQGHSAGTHLPSLTRGPHTKRLGLISLIACFGGLLFGYDTGVANGAEGPMAMELGLNLLQVGVVISSLVFAAAVGALIAGQVADSWGRRKTIIALAVLFFVGTLFVVFSPAGPEPGTFSPAGFSVLVAGRIMLGLAVGGASTVAPVYLAEMAPYEIRGSITGRNELAIVSGQLAAFVMNAILDTWLGESMDGVWRIMFSICALPALVLFFGMLRMPESPRWLVEKGKYDKALEVLNTVRSPERALAEAREIQAVTDKERQKNKPLGIKAVLTNKWLLRIVGVGIGVATMQQLTGINSIMYYGTRVLEEAGMTAQQAVLANIAFGVVAVVGGVFALRNMDRLDRRTTFMIGLTLTTTCHLLVAFASMLLPVGSALRPIVILILVVAFVASMQTFLSVAVWVWLAEIFPLHMRGLGIGISVFFGWGTNGVLTLFFPSLVSGVGITGSFFIFAGVGAVALYFVATQVPEARGRTLEALEEAVSSGAIYRSR; translated from the coding sequence ATGTCCAATGCTCAGGGCCATTCTGCCGGAACGCACTTACCGTCGCTGACCCGTGGCCCGCATACAAAGCGCCTAGGTCTGATCTCTCTCATCGCTTGCTTCGGTGGACTGCTCTTTGGCTATGACACCGGTGTAGCAAACGGCGCCGAAGGTCCCATGGCAATGGAGCTAGGGCTGAACCTGCTACAAGTGGGCGTCGTGATTAGCTCCTTGGTGTTTGCCGCGGCGGTTGGAGCGCTCATCGCGGGGCAAGTCGCCGACTCATGGGGCCGACGTAAAACCATCATTGCTCTGGCTGTGCTGTTCTTCGTGGGAACCCTCTTTGTGGTGTTCTCTCCCGCGGGCCCGGAACCAGGAACGTTCTCCCCAGCAGGGTTCAGTGTCCTGGTGGCTGGAAGAATCATGCTCGGACTGGCGGTAGGCGGTGCATCCACCGTGGCTCCCGTTTACCTTGCCGAGATGGCACCGTATGAGATTCGTGGGTCCATCACCGGCCGTAACGAGCTTGCCATTGTTTCTGGCCAGCTAGCCGCCTTCGTGATGAACGCAATTTTAGATACCTGGCTGGGTGAGAGCATGGACGGCGTCTGGCGCATCATGTTTTCCATCTGTGCCTTGCCGGCCCTCGTTCTCTTTTTCGGGATGCTGCGTATGCCCGAATCTCCACGTTGGCTCGTGGAGAAGGGAAAGTATGACAAAGCACTGGAGGTGCTGAACACCGTACGCTCGCCCGAGCGGGCGCTCGCCGAGGCCCGCGAAATCCAGGCAGTCACCGATAAAGAGCGACAGAAGAATAAGCCCTTAGGTATCAAAGCGGTGCTGACCAACAAGTGGTTATTGCGCATTGTCGGGGTTGGCATCGGTGTGGCGACCATGCAGCAGCTCACCGGAATTAACTCCATCATGTACTACGGAACACGAGTACTAGAAGAGGCCGGCATGACGGCTCAGCAGGCGGTCTTAGCCAACATTGCTTTCGGAGTCGTTGCTGTTGTTGGCGGTGTGTTTGCCTTGCGCAATATGGACCGTCTTGATCGCCGAACAACCTTTATGATCGGGCTGACTCTGACCACCACCTGTCATCTGTTGGTGGCCTTCGCCAGCATGCTGCTACCGGTCGGAAGCGCGCTGCGTCCTATCGTCATCCTGATTCTGGTGGTGGCTTTCGTAGCTTCGATGCAGACTTTCTTGAGCGTTGCAGTCTGGGTATGGTTGGCCGAGATTTTCCCCCTGCACATGCGTGGTTTGGGTATCGGTATCTCCGTGTTCTTTGGCTGGGGGACCAATGGTGTGCTGACACTCTTCTTCCCCTCCCTGGTCTCGGGTGTGGGAATCACCGGCTCCTTCTTTATCTTTGCTGGGGTTGGAGCAGTGGCTTTGTACTTCGTAGCCACCCAGGTTCCAGAAGCCCGTGGGCGGACCCTAGAAGCGCTCGAAGAAGCTGTTTCTAGCGGTGCTATTTACCGGAGTCGATAA
- a CDS encoding LacI family DNA-binding transcriptional regulator, whose amino-acid sequence MTVVNIAQPGQGRPGNRPPSMADVAAMAGVSHQTVSRVLNDHPNVRAGTRDQVLDAIRKLGYRRNRAARALATSHSSTIGILTIGSEFFGPQSTVLAIEAAARAQGYFVTVTALDRYDAYSASEALNHLVDQGVEGVVMVAPFEKVIEALDDAGLTIPVVVVAARTNVPEADPAHYVYVDQREGARQATGHLLSLGHRKIAHVSGPTGWFDATERQIGWQEKMLEAKAPIIEVPAESWQAQSGYEAGKRLVDSVRAGEVSAVFAANDYLATGVLRAFWEADLEVPTDVSVIGFDDLQISNFLIPSLTTVRQPFRDVGHAALTELLDGATADKTPKVIVPTLVIRASTAPPKSS is encoded by the coding sequence ATGACCGTTGTGAACATTGCTCAGCCCGGACAAGGGCGTCCAGGAAACCGACCACCGTCGATGGCGGACGTAGCGGCTATGGCCGGAGTGTCCCATCAGACGGTCTCCCGCGTGCTCAACGACCATCCAAATGTCAGAGCGGGCACGCGAGACCAGGTGCTGGATGCAATCCGCAAGCTCGGATATCGACGCAACCGAGCAGCCCGTGCACTGGCGACTTCACACTCCAGCACTATCGGAATTCTGACCATCGGGAGTGAATTCTTCGGGCCGCAATCCACCGTGTTGGCCATTGAAGCGGCCGCCCGTGCACAAGGCTATTTCGTCACGGTGACCGCCCTAGACCGATACGACGCTTACAGTGCCAGCGAAGCCCTAAACCACCTGGTGGATCAAGGTGTTGAAGGCGTGGTTATGGTTGCGCCATTCGAAAAAGTGATCGAGGCGCTTGATGATGCCGGACTCACGATTCCGGTGGTGGTAGTTGCCGCCCGAACCAATGTGCCCGAGGCAGATCCGGCTCACTACGTCTATGTTGACCAGCGCGAGGGAGCCCGTCAGGCCACCGGACACTTGCTGTCGTTGGGGCACCGAAAAATTGCGCACGTCTCTGGACCGACCGGCTGGTTCGATGCCACCGAACGCCAGATCGGTTGGCAGGAAAAAATGTTGGAGGCCAAAGCTCCAATCATCGAGGTGCCTGCTGAATCCTGGCAGGCTCAGAGTGGATATGAGGCAGGTAAGCGTCTGGTTGATTCGGTGCGTGCCGGTGAAGTTAGCGCGGTGTTCGCAGCCAACGACTACCTTGCCACCGGCGTTTTGCGCGCCTTCTGGGAAGCGGATCTGGAAGTTCCTACCGATGTATCGGTGATTGGCTTCGACGACCTGCAAATTTCGAACTTCCTCATCCCGTCTTTGACCACGGTGCGCCAGCCATTCCGCGATGTTGGCCATGCCGCGCTAACCGAATTGTTGGACGGTGCCACGGCGGATAAGACCCCGAAGGTGATTGTTCCAACACTCGTGATTCGAGCAAGCACGGCCCCGCCGAAGTCTAGCTAA
- a CDS encoding sugar phosphate isomerase/epimerase family protein: MAKLSMNVTTSFYGNVATDIATAKSAGFGGIELQSPKLYRYLDAGYSVNTLPDMLDGLEVTGIGAVLDLERQGTAREEMLQEVQRMAEIATVVGAPILQMCTGPVDWNVVKDFKAGKLTESDTRYRGTLGLSEAEAISVATNNVSAAASIAADHGLEIYLEPLAWSNINRCRQALEIIERCGRDNIGIALDTWHFWTVGDTLEEVAALPKELIKAAHISDGLDLDREHEVPTQDVHRNVVIGGGAIPLQQWVDAIKSTGYDGWWVSEMFSDRANEHDFHKVASTMRNLLDIMTS; the protein is encoded by the coding sequence ATGGCAAAACTCTCCATGAACGTTACAACTAGTTTCTACGGAAACGTTGCAACTGACATCGCCACAGCAAAATCGGCTGGATTCGGCGGTATCGAATTACAGAGTCCAAAGCTCTACCGTTACCTCGACGCTGGCTACTCGGTAAACACACTGCCCGATATGCTCGATGGTCTTGAAGTGACCGGGATTGGTGCCGTACTCGATCTAGAACGCCAGGGCACTGCCCGCGAAGAGATGCTCCAAGAGGTCCAACGCATGGCTGAAATCGCTACAGTCGTTGGTGCACCCATTCTTCAAATGTGCACCGGACCCGTGGACTGGAATGTAGTCAAGGACTTCAAAGCAGGAAAACTCACGGAATCCGATACTCGTTATCGCGGCACGCTCGGCCTCTCAGAGGCCGAAGCCATCAGCGTTGCAACCAATAACGTTTCTGCTGCGGCTAGCATCGCTGCCGACCATGGCTTAGAGATCTATTTGGAACCACTAGCCTGGTCCAATATCAATCGGTGCCGACAAGCACTTGAAATTATCGAACGCTGCGGCCGAGACAATATTGGCATCGCCTTAGACACGTGGCATTTTTGGACCGTCGGCGACACCTTGGAGGAAGTCGCTGCGCTGCCCAAGGAACTCATCAAGGCGGCACACATCTCTGACGGTTTGGATCTTGATCGTGAACATGAGGTTCCAACCCAGGATGTACATCGCAATGTTGTGATCGGGGGTGGCGCCATCCCTTTGCAGCAATGGGTGGACGCAATTAAGTCGACTGGCTATGACGGTTGGTGGGTTTCTGAAATGTTTTCCGACCGTGCCAATGAACACGATTTCCATAAGGTCGCCAGCACCATGCGCAACCTCCTAGACATCATGACTTCCTAA
- a CDS encoding ATP-binding cassette domain-containing protein: protein MKTRKNKKTEELLGKLEPKTSDNLLTLKGVGKHYGSIIALRGVDMVVDPGKVTCVLGDNGAGKSTLIKIIAGLHQHDEGDFKLHGSSIKLKSPRVALDAGIAAVYQDLAVVPLMPIWRNFFLGSELTSGVGPFKKLDVQKMKDITKQELSDMGIDLRDVEQPIGQLSGGERQCVAIARAVYFGAKVLILDEPTAALGVKQSGVVLRYILQARDRGLGVIFITHNPHHAYPVGDSFLLLKRGRSIGYYSKSEITVEELTAQMAGGAELAELAHELEQLGGHDEELAEAEAGVNPQVTA from the coding sequence ATGAAAACTCGTAAAAACAAGAAGACCGAAGAGCTGTTGGGAAAGCTCGAGCCGAAGACCAGCGATAACCTGCTGACGCTCAAAGGCGTGGGCAAGCACTACGGCAGCATCATCGCTCTACGTGGTGTCGACATGGTGGTTGATCCAGGAAAGGTCACCTGCGTGCTCGGCGATAACGGCGCCGGTAAGTCAACGTTGATCAAAATCATTGCCGGGCTACACCAACATGATGAAGGCGACTTCAAACTGCATGGTTCCTCCATCAAACTCAAGAGTCCGCGAGTTGCCCTGGATGCTGGCATTGCCGCGGTCTACCAAGATCTGGCAGTTGTGCCACTGATGCCCATCTGGCGCAACTTCTTCCTCGGCTCGGAATTGACCAGCGGCGTGGGACCGTTCAAGAAGCTCGATGTGCAGAAAATGAAGGACATCACCAAGCAGGAACTCTCCGACATGGGGATTGATCTACGCGACGTGGAACAACCGATTGGGCAGCTTTCAGGTGGTGAGCGACAATGTGTGGCTATTGCTCGTGCCGTTTATTTCGGCGCTAAGGTCCTCATCCTTGACGAACCAACGGCCGCCCTGGGCGTCAAGCAATCCGGCGTGGTGCTTCGCTACATCCTTCAGGCGCGAGATCGTGGTTTGGGCGTCATCTTCATTACGCACAACCCGCATCACGCTTATCCGGTGGGAGACTCGTTCCTGCTACTCAAGCGCGGTAGGTCCATTGGGTACTATTCCAAGTCGGAAATCACCGTAGAAGAACTGACCGCGCAGATGGCCGGTGGGGCCGAACTGGCCGAACTGGCTCATGAGCTTGAACAGCTTGGCGGACATGATGAAGAGCTGGCTGAGGCAGAAGCCGGCGTCAATCCACAAGTAACTGCCTAA
- a CDS encoding Gfo/Idh/MocA family protein — protein MQRFALIGAGFIGSVHAQNLASHPDVDFKLIYDIDPQRAAGLASQHGAKAATSLDQIFDNDDLDAVFIASSTDSHAQNLRYAADAGLAALVEKPIDLDLETAKSTVAYVERAGIKAMVNFNRRFDRAHAELKDLVSSGEIGELALLQLTSRGPALPPLDYLKTSGGQFRDQAVHFFDLARWISGQDPVRVHAFGSALSAPEIAEFGDVDTSISALAFPSGALAQIDCVRHTNYGYDEHIEVLGSDAMAESERQRSGHVSILRGQAAQSHGLHSNWFDRVQPTYAASLGAFVQALEEDGEVPISLREGLKSQAIAQAATRSISSGHSEIVDYSL, from the coding sequence ATGCAAAGATTTGCCCTCATCGGCGCGGGTTTCATTGGCTCGGTACACGCACAGAACCTGGCCTCTCACCCCGACGTTGATTTCAAACTGATTTATGACATTGACCCACAGCGAGCCGCTGGACTGGCCTCACAACATGGGGCAAAAGCAGCGACCAGCCTAGATCAGATTTTCGACAACGACGACCTTGATGCAGTTTTTATCGCCTCGTCCACAGATTCCCATGCGCAAAACCTCCGTTATGCAGCAGACGCGGGCCTAGCGGCTCTCGTTGAAAAGCCAATTGACTTGGACCTTGAAACAGCTAAGTCGACAGTGGCCTATGTTGAACGCGCAGGAATCAAGGCCATGGTCAATTTCAACCGTCGTTTCGATCGCGCCCACGCGGAGCTCAAGGATCTTGTGAGCTCGGGGGAAATCGGAGAACTCGCCTTACTTCAGTTAACTTCTCGTGGACCAGCCTTGCCACCCTTGGATTATCTGAAAACTTCTGGTGGACAGTTCCGGGACCAGGCAGTGCACTTTTTTGATTTGGCTCGTTGGATTTCAGGCCAAGACCCTGTCCGGGTGCATGCATTTGGTTCGGCACTGAGCGCGCCAGAAATTGCTGAATTTGGTGACGTCGACACTTCAATCTCCGCGCTGGCCTTCCCCAGTGGTGCACTTGCTCAAATTGATTGCGTTCGCCATACCAACTACGGCTATGACGAGCACATAGAAGTCCTCGGCTCTGATGCTATGGCCGAATCGGAACGGCAGCGTTCGGGTCACGTCAGCATATTGCGCGGGCAGGCAGCGCAGTCCCACGGCTTGCACAGCAACTGGTTCGACAGAGTGCAACCAACTTACGCTGCCAGCTTGGGAGCCTTTGTTCAGGCCCTTGAGGAAGACGGCGAAGTGCCGATTTCCCTTCGAGAAGGCCTTAAGTCTCAGGCTATCGCTCAGGCAGCCACACGTTCTATTTCTTCGGGACATAGCGAGATCGTTGACTACTCGCTCTGA
- a CDS encoding xylulokinase, with translation MATQLNGSTAHEIIDNGQAVLGIEFGSTNIKASLIGPDHQQLASGSHAWENQYQDKNWTYSREAIISGLQDCTAQVLANAQERHGVRPTNFGAIGISAMMHGYLAFDAEGELLVPFRTWRNTSTADAAAQLSKELNFNIPQRWSVAHYFQALQNREEHVSQVARLNTLAGFVHELLTGEFVLGVGDAAGMFPIDPATGSYDAQMLSAFDTLAAQHGATTKLAKLLPASVPAGADAGTLSEAGALLLDPSGQLNAGSPLCPPEGDAGTGMVATNSVAQRTGNISAGTSIFAMVVLDQPLQEVHHEIDVVTTPDGHPVAMVHCNNGASEFAAWAQVFGQFAQALGSEADENTIFETLLRAALEGAADGAGLLAYNNLSGEPVVDLAEGRPAILRTPDSTLNLHNLMRAQVYAMFATLSLGLRVLAQEGVEVKQMFAHGGIFRTAGAAQRLLAAAINTPVLVGESAGHGGAWGIAVLAAYRRRVLDGLQDSLPEFLNSEVFAQAQLHHADPVEEDRAGFEAYLQKYEAGLAIQRTAITAI, from the coding sequence ATGGCAACACAGCTCAACGGGTCTACCGCCCACGAGATCATTGACAACGGTCAGGCAGTGCTGGGTATCGAGTTCGGCTCAACAAATATCAAAGCCAGCCTGATCGGACCTGACCACCAGCAATTGGCCAGCGGAAGCCACGCTTGGGAGAACCAATACCAGGACAAGAACTGGACCTACTCCCGCGAAGCGATCATCAGTGGCCTGCAGGACTGCACGGCCCAGGTATTGGCCAATGCCCAGGAACGTCACGGGGTGCGCCCAACGAACTTCGGGGCGATTGGTATTTCCGCGATGATGCACGGTTACTTGGCCTTCGACGCCGAGGGCGAGCTGTTGGTTCCCTTCCGAACCTGGCGCAATACCTCGACCGCCGACGCTGCAGCCCAGCTCAGTAAAGAGTTGAACTTCAACATTCCACAACGCTGGTCCGTAGCCCACTACTTCCAAGCTCTCCAGAATCGTGAAGAGCACGTGTCACAGGTTGCTCGCCTGAACACGCTGGCCGGATTTGTCCATGAATTACTCACTGGAGAATTTGTGCTCGGCGTGGGTGATGCCGCGGGGATGTTCCCTATCGACCCGGCCACTGGCAGCTACGACGCACAGATGCTCTCCGCCTTTGATACGCTGGCCGCGCAACATGGTGCCACCACCAAACTGGCCAAGTTGTTGCCTGCCTCGGTGCCGGCAGGTGCCGATGCCGGAACGCTCAGTGAGGCTGGAGCATTACTGCTTGATCCCAGTGGTCAGCTGAATGCCGGTAGCCCCTTGTGCCCACCGGAAGGTGATGCCGGCACCGGCATGGTGGCCACCAATTCGGTGGCTCAGCGCACTGGCAACATTTCCGCGGGAACTTCAATCTTTGCCATGGTGGTTCTTGATCAGCCGCTGCAAGAAGTGCACCACGAAATTGACGTGGTCACCACCCCTGACGGACATCCGGTGGCGATGGTTCACTGCAATAACGGTGCCAGCGAATTTGCGGCCTGGGCCCAGGTCTTCGGTCAGTTCGCCCAAGCATTGGGCAGTGAAGCCGATGAAAACACCATCTTTGAGACCTTGCTTCGGGCTGCCTTGGAAGGTGCGGCAGATGGGGCAGGACTGCTGGCCTACAACAATCTTTCCGGTGAACCAGTCGTTGATTTGGCTGAAGGACGCCCGGCAATACTGCGCACTCCCGATTCCACCTTGAACCTGCATAACCTCATGCGCGCTCAGGTCTACGCCATGTTTGCCACCCTGAGTCTGGGGTTGCGGGTGCTGGCCCAAGAGGGAGTGGAGGTGAAGCAGATGTTTGCCCACGGTGGCATCTTCCGTACCGCTGGTGCGGCCCAGCGACTGCTGGCTGCCGCGATCAACACACCGGTTCTTGTGGGCGAAAGTGCCGGTCACGGCGGCGCATGGGGTATCGCCGTGCTCGCCGCGTACCGACGTCGGGTCCTTGATGGATTACAAGATTCTTTGCCCGAATTCTTGAATTCTGAGGTCTTTGCCCAGGCCCAGTTACATCATGCTGACCCGGTGGAAGAAGACCGTGCGGGATTTGAGGCCTACCTGCAAAAGTACGAGGCCGGTTTGGCCATTCAGCGCACTGCCATCACTGCCATCTAG